One genomic window of Mogibacterium diversum includes the following:
- the miaB gene encoding tRNA (N6-isopentenyl adenosine(37)-C2)-methylthiotransferase MiaB, translated as MKRYHIITFGCQMNEHDSENIAGMLESMGYVLADDPFKAEVVVLNTCSVREHADKRFYGMLGQFKKRRDENKDTRIVCVCGCMPQQPRVQDEIKKSFSWVDVVFGTQTIGDFPRLLNDRISTGKKQFSITANNSIVPDEKESKRLHKHKALVNITYGCNNFCTYCIVPYTRGREKSRSLEDVVCEVKKLVADGAIEVMLLGQNVNSFIDDKGNTFPTLVRAINDIEGLERIRFMTSNPKDLSDELIECYRTCEKLCKHIHLPVQSGSSSVLKRMNRRYDREKYIDIINKLKSACPDIAITTDIIVGFPGETEAEFEDTLSLVEYVKYDSAFTFIYSPREGTPAAGFSDQIPYDIKHERFERLNEVVNKYSLEKNERLSDKTVKVLIDGSSRKDDKSYSGRTDGFKLVNVSSGRDITGQLVDVRITECKTFSIDGVLA; from the coding sequence ATGAAGAGATATCATATTATAACATTCGGATGTCAAATGAATGAACATGATTCCGAGAATATCGCGGGAATGCTCGAAAGTATGGGATATGTTCTAGCAGACGACCCTTTTAAAGCAGAAGTTGTAGTACTTAATACGTGCAGTGTTCGCGAACATGCTGATAAGAGATTTTATGGAATGCTGGGGCAGTTTAAAAAAAGACGTGATGAGAATAAGGATACAAGAATTGTGTGTGTCTGCGGATGTATGCCGCAGCAACCACGTGTTCAAGATGAGATAAAAAAGAGCTTTTCATGGGTAGATGTAGTATTCGGTACGCAGACTATTGGTGATTTTCCTAGACTTCTCAATGATAGAATATCAACAGGCAAAAAACAGTTTTCTATTACCGCAAATAATTCTATCGTGCCAGACGAAAAGGAATCAAAGAGGCTTCATAAGCACAAGGCTCTTGTTAATATAACATATGGATGCAACAACTTCTGCACTTACTGCATAGTCCCTTATACACGAGGAAGAGAGAAGAGTCGCTCTCTTGAAGATGTAGTGTGTGAGGTGAAAAAACTGGTTGCTGATGGAGCAATTGAAGTTATGCTCCTTGGACAAAATGTTAATTCATTTATTGATGACAAGGGGAATACTTTTCCGACTCTTGTAAGAGCGATTAATGACATAGAAGGACTTGAGCGAATTAGATTTATGACTTCTAATCCTAAGGATTTATCAGATGAGCTGATAGAATGTTATAGGACATGCGAAAAACTATGTAAACATATACATCTACCTGTACAATCAGGTAGTAGCTCAGTACTGAAACGCATGAATAGACGATACGATAGAGAGAAGTATATCGATATCATAAATAAGCTTAAGTCAGCATGTCCAGATATTGCAATTACTACGGATATCATCGTAGGATTCCCAGGAGAGACAGAGGCGGAGTTTGAGGACACATTATCGTTGGTAGAATACGTGAAATACGATTCAGCTTTCACGTTTATCTACTCGCCACGAGAAGGGACACCTGCTGCTGGATTTTCAGACCAGATACCATACGATATTAAGCACGAGAGATTTGAACGACTAAATGAAGTTGTAAATAAGTATTCGCTTGAGAAGAATGAACGACTTTCAGACAAAACTGTCAAGGTGCTTATTGACGGCTCCAGCCGCAAGGATGATAAATCATATTCTGGAAGGACAGATGGGTTTAAACTCGTAAATGTCTCTTCAGGGAGAGATATTACTGGTCAGCTTGTAGATGTTAGAATTACTGAATGTAAAACATTCAGTATCGATGGAGTACTTGCATAA
- the smc gene encoding chromosome segregation protein SMC, whose translation MYFKRIELQGFKSFADPVTIDLNDGITCIVGPNGSGKSNISDALRWVLGEQSPKSLRGGKMDDVIFAGTATRKPKGMAEVSLVIDNSLGILPLEYNEVQVTRRMYRSGESEYLINGNQCRLRDIKELFMDTGIGVDGYSIIGQGKIQEIVSTKPENRREIFEEAAGVVLYKSRKAEAERKLASASDNLERVKDIIAEIEGRIGTLKDESEKASEYIVLRDRYKYVGVNIIIHNIDGLIRTVENSRNELIEMENQLRAIDERSENIELKIEEIRDKSSMLDQAYEEANAELLEKIDELNTITSRGQVNEEKIQGIERELTRLESVIEETKNKLEAENNNFAELEANEKSYRAEKGEALAALQKAEADFNESKRKLEAINSEIENSKDDIISLSNKNITRKADISTLENYVTTLNDRKEKLSEEYSGKDETDAENARQLKQLEEQYREVENKQNVAASQLNEIIANIRSLENQTSNNAKQIEDLSNKYNRTLARKNTIEEMESNYEGYNNAVRLLMKQHTGGIIGTVSDLIKVPAGYEVATETALGAAMQNIICDDDASAKSAVRWLKDNKAGRATFLPLSSIRYNKQYPEREIENAPGYLGVASEIVKAEDKYHSILEYLLGRVIFTSNMDDAVRISKMTSKGYRIVTTDGEVINSSGAITGGKFKNKSANILERKNEIKELSEAALKHREQITALREEITAANVKIAELKESRGKAYDELQQIEVDKGVIASELERIKKLTDDAGAHKDLYASELDTLNGDIERATDMVTKHRAEIADAEAEITRLNNHIEELMGEAEKYDDRVNKLREITLENKLQLSEQDARILGLNELIERVRDTITDLENELEEAAEAHEELKEKHHMLTSSDAESSEKILQLTEFKQNLEERIKGLGESIDDNKAAYEEAIKDQKKLANELNELQDAKYKLEVKSAKSETLLDTQKDKLWDEFEVSFAEAQDIRDDDFGITAGNKEAKEIKLRMAELGDVNISSIEEYKSVSKRYEFMTAQENDISTAMKELRSIITNMERNIRDKFKENFDKVVINFEHSFRELFGGGHAELRLEDESDPLSSGIEIIAQPPGKKLKNINLMSGGEKTLTAIALMFAVIKAKPTPFCILDEVEAALDEANIERFSSYLKRFEDVQFALITHHKATMEHADVLYGVTMPEQGISRVLSLKFEDGFDPSEYSNE comes from the coding sequence TTGTATTTTAAACGAATAGAGCTTCAGGGATTTAAATCGTTTGCAGATCCCGTGACCATAGACTTAAATGATGGAATAACATGCATTGTAGGACCTAACGGAAGTGGTAAGAGCAACATCAGTGATGCACTACGTTGGGTGCTTGGTGAGCAGAGCCCGAAATCACTTCGCGGCGGTAAGATGGATGATGTTATATTTGCCGGAACTGCGACCAGAAAGCCTAAGGGAATGGCCGAAGTTTCTCTTGTTATAGACAATTCACTGGGCATTTTGCCTCTTGAGTATAACGAAGTGCAGGTTACTCGTCGCATGTATAGATCTGGTGAGAGTGAATATCTTATAAATGGCAACCAGTGTAGACTGAGAGATATTAAAGAGCTTTTTATGGACACTGGAATAGGTGTTGACGGATATTCAATTATTGGACAGGGCAAGATTCAGGAAATTGTCAGCACTAAACCTGAGAATCGCAGAGAGATATTTGAGGAAGCTGCGGGGGTAGTTCTGTATAAGAGTAGAAAGGCTGAGGCTGAAAGGAAGCTTGCTTCCGCATCTGATAATCTCGAGCGAGTTAAGGATATTATTGCTGAAATTGAAGGCCGCATAGGAACGCTGAAGGATGAGTCTGAAAAGGCAAGTGAATATATCGTCCTCCGCGACAGATATAAGTACGTAGGTGTTAATATCATCATTCACAATATCGATGGTTTAATTCGCACTGTTGAAAATTCTCGCAATGAACTTATCGAGATGGAAAATCAGCTTAGAGCTATAGATGAGAGATCTGAAAACATTGAACTTAAGATTGAGGAAATAAGAGATAAGTCATCGATGCTTGATCAGGCATACGAGGAAGCGAATGCTGAGCTTCTAGAAAAGATTGATGAGCTCAATACTATTACGAGCCGCGGACAGGTCAATGAAGAAAAGATTCAAGGCATTGAACGTGAACTAACAAGACTCGAATCTGTCATCGAAGAGACGAAGAATAAACTTGAGGCAGAAAATAATAATTTTGCAGAACTAGAAGCAAATGAAAAATCATATAGAGCGGAGAAGGGGGAGGCTTTAGCTGCTCTTCAGAAAGCTGAAGCTGACTTCAATGAGAGTAAGAGAAAGCTGGAAGCTATTAATTCAGAGATTGAAAATAGTAAAGATGATATCATCAGCCTTAGCAACAAGAATATTACTAGAAAGGCAGATATATCAACTCTAGAGAATTATGTAACAACGCTCAATGACAGAAAAGAAAAACTGAGCGAAGAGTATAGTGGCAAAGACGAGACTGATGCAGAGAATGCCCGCCAGCTTAAACAGCTAGAAGAACAGTATAGAGAAGTAGAGAATAAGCAGAATGTTGCAGCAAGTCAGCTTAATGAGATTATTGCAAACATTAGATCGCTTGAAAATCAGACTAGCAATAATGCAAAACAGATAGAAGACCTCAGCAATAAGTACAATAGAACTCTTGCTCGTAAAAATACCATCGAAGAGATGGAGAGCAACTATGAGGGATATAACAATGCTGTTAGATTGCTGATGAAACAGCATACTGGGGGGATCATCGGTACAGTTTCAGATTTAATAAAAGTTCCGGCTGGGTATGAGGTTGCAACCGAAACTGCGCTTGGGGCGGCAATGCAAAACATCATATGTGATGATGATGCTTCGGCAAAATCTGCGGTAAGATGGCTAAAGGATAATAAGGCTGGGAGAGCAACGTTCCTACCACTATCATCTATTAGATATAACAAACAGTATCCAGAGCGCGAGATTGAGAATGCTCCTGGATATCTTGGAGTTGCATCTGAGATTGTTAAAGCGGAAGATAAATACCACAGTATTCTCGAGTATTTGCTAGGACGCGTTATATTTACTAGCAATATGGATGATGCAGTTAGAATATCTAAGATGACTAGCAAGGGCTACAGGATTGTTACTACAGACGGTGAAGTTATCAACTCTAGTGGTGCAATTACAGGTGGAAAATTTAAAAATAAGTCTGCAAATATACTCGAACGCAAAAATGAAATTAAGGAACTTAGTGAGGCTGCTCTAAAGCATAGAGAACAGATAACTGCACTTAGAGAAGAAATCACAGCTGCTAATGTTAAAATTGCAGAGCTCAAAGAATCTAGAGGAAAGGCATATGATGAGCTCCAGCAGATAGAAGTTGACAAAGGTGTAATCGCAAGTGAACTTGAGAGAATCAAAAAGCTGACAGATGATGCCGGTGCACACAAAGACCTTTATGCAAGTGAACTCGATACTCTTAATGGAGATATAGAGAGAGCCACTGATATGGTTACGAAGCATAGAGCTGAAATAGCAGATGCTGAAGCAGAAATCACTAGACTCAATAATCATATTGAGGAGCTCATGGGAGAGGCTGAGAAGTACGACGATCGCGTTAATAAGCTTCGTGAGATAACACTAGAAAATAAACTTCAGTTAAGTGAGCAGGATGCGAGAATTCTCGGTCTAAACGAATTGATCGAACGAGTTAGAGACACCATTACAGACCTTGAAAATGAGCTGGAGGAGGCTGCAGAAGCACATGAAGAGCTTAAGGAAAAGCATCATATGCTTACCAGTAGCGATGCCGAATCAAGTGAGAAAATTTTACAGCTTACTGAATTTAAGCAAAACCTCGAAGAGCGAATCAAGGGACTAGGCGAATCTATCGACGATAATAAGGCAGCTTACGAAGAGGCTATTAAGGATCAAAAGAAACTTGCAAATGAACTAAATGAACTACAAGATGCTAAGTACAAGCTTGAGGTTAAGAGCGCCAAGAGCGAAACACTGCTCGATACGCAGAAGGATAAGCTATGGGATGAATTCGAAGTTTCATTCGCGGAGGCACAGGATATCAGAGACGATGATTTTGGTATCACTGCTGGTAATAAAGAAGCCAAGGAGATCAAGCTTCGTATGGCTGAACTAGGCGATGTAAATATATCCTCTATTGAGGAGTATAAGTCGGTAAGCAAGAGATATGAGTTTATGACGGCACAGGAAAACGATATTTCTACAGCTATGAAGGAGCTCAGGTCAATTATTACCAATATGGAGCGCAATATAAGGGATAAGTTCAAAGAGAATTTCGATAAGGTGGTCATTAACTTTGAGCACAGCTTTAGAGAATTATTCGGAGGTGGTCACGCTGAACTTAGACTTGAAGATGAAAGCGATCCTCTTTCATCGGGCATTGAGATTATCGCACAGCCACCGGGCAAGAAGCTCAAGAATATCAATTTGATGTCAGGTGGAGAGAAGACTCTGACAGCGATTGCGCTGATGTTTGCTGTAATTAAGGCTAAACCAACGCCTTTCTGTATTCTCGATGAGGTAGAGGCAGCGCTTGATGAGGCGAATATCGAGAGATTCTCAAGTTATCTTAAACGCTTTGAAGACGTTCAGTTTGCACTCATAACTCACCACAAAGCAACTATGGAGCATGCAGATGTGCTCTACGGGGTAACAATGCCAGAGCAAGGGATCTCCAGAGTGCTTTCACTTAAGTTTGAAGACGGATTTGATCCAAGCGAGTATTCGAACGAATAG
- the der gene encoding ribosome biogenesis GTPase Der has translation MSKPILAVVGRPNVGKSTFFNRIIGERKAIVQDTPGVTRDRIYAETEWNGREFAIVDTGGIEANTSDVILSQMREQAVTAMELADVIVFMVDGKEGLTSADHDVADILRRTGKEIILVVNKVDNPTKYGDNIYDFYELGLGEPIAISSVNMLNIGDLLDAIVAGFPDEIYGYEESTKIAIIGKPNVGKSSLVNALTNEKRVIVSPIAGTTRDSIDTPFTYKDREYTLIDTAGLRRKSKVNDSIEHFSVIRAVTAVERCDICIMMIDAMEGLTEQDKKILGIAHEAGKGLMIVVNKWDLVAKETNTMRDYERTLRADLQFVSYAPIIFTSVLEKKRIFDIIDKASKIEEIRSRRITTGKLNSIIEDAVMMRQPPSDKGKRLKIYYASQIGSRPPLFSFNINSRELMHFSYSRYLENKLREAYDFEGTPIKFLFNEKKGDQ, from the coding sequence ATGAGTAAACCTATACTCGCAGTTGTAGGTAGACCTAACGTAGGAAAATCTACATTCTTTAATAGAATAATTGGAGAAAGAAAAGCCATCGTTCAGGATACCCCGGGAGTTACTCGCGACAGAATCTACGCAGAGACTGAATGGAACGGCAGGGAGTTCGCTATTGTCGATACAGGTGGTATCGAGGCTAATACGAGCGATGTAATCCTCTCTCAGATGAGAGAGCAGGCTGTGACTGCGATGGAACTTGCAGATGTTATTGTGTTTATGGTAGATGGCAAAGAAGGTCTGACTTCGGCAGACCATGACGTTGCTGATATTTTACGTAGAACCGGCAAGGAAATAATTCTTGTAGTCAATAAGGTCGATAATCCAACCAAGTATGGCGATAATATTTATGATTTCTATGAACTCGGATTAGGGGAGCCTATTGCAATCAGCTCTGTCAATATGCTCAACATCGGGGACTTGCTAGATGCAATAGTTGCAGGCTTTCCAGATGAAATATATGGGTATGAAGAATCGACTAAAATTGCTATCATAGGAAAGCCAAACGTGGGAAAATCTTCCCTAGTAAATGCACTCACTAACGAGAAGCGCGTAATCGTCTCGCCAATTGCTGGAACTACTCGTGACTCTATAGACACGCCATTTACTTATAAAGACAGGGAATATACACTTATTGACACAGCAGGACTCAGACGTAAGAGCAAGGTAAACGACTCCATTGAACACTTCAGTGTTATCAGAGCCGTTACGGCTGTCGAAAGATGCGACATATGCATCATGATGATTGATGCTATGGAAGGACTTACTGAACAGGATAAGAAAATTCTTGGCATTGCTCATGAAGCCGGTAAGGGTCTGATGATAGTGGTTAACAAGTGGGATCTCGTTGCAAAAGAAACAAATACTATGCGAGACTATGAACGAACACTCAGAGCAGATCTACAGTTCGTATCATATGCACCTATAATATTTACATCTGTACTAGAGAAAAAAAGAATATTTGATATTATAGACAAGGCTTCCAAGATTGAGGAAATCAGGTCTAGGAGAATAACGACAGGAAAGCTAAACAGCATTATTGAAGATGCTGTAATGATGAGACAGCCACCTTCAGATAAAGGTAAACGTCTCAAGATTTATTATGCTAGCCAGATAGGTTCAAGACCACCGCTATTTTCATTCAATATAAATTCACGAGAGCTGATGCACTTCTCTTATTCGAGATACCTCGAGAACAAGCTCCGTGAAGCGTATGATTTTGAAGGAACACCTATCAAATTCTTATTTAATGAGAAAAAGGGAGATCAGTAA
- the ftsY gene encoding signal recognition particle-docking protein FtsY: protein MGLFKDKSTFRKFTEKVTNVIVGNPNIDEEFYEELEESLVISDIGIETTDKIMDMLRKRINAKYLTKPEDIKRALADVIAEIVDKGDRNKLSSDYPLVILMIGINGGGKTTSIGKLANMFKERGHSVLLAAADTFRAAAADQLVEWGNRSGVRVIRHEEGTDPAAVIYDAVQSARANDIDVLICDTAGRLQNKTNLMKELEKMDKIISREYPEASRETLIVLDSTTGKNAISQAKEFSEIADITGIVLTKLDGTARGGISITVTDEYNLPIKFIGVGEGIHDLKEFDPKEFAGGIFDE from the coding sequence ATGGGACTTTTTAAAGATAAAAGCACATTTCGAAAATTTACGGAAAAGGTTACCAATGTAATCGTCGGTAACCCAAACATCGATGAGGAATTTTATGAGGAACTCGAGGAGTCACTTGTAATATCCGATATCGGTATTGAAACGACAGATAAAATAATGGATATGCTAAGGAAGCGTATTAACGCAAAGTATCTTACCAAGCCGGAAGATATCAAGCGAGCACTTGCAGATGTTATAGCCGAAATCGTTGATAAAGGTGATAGAAATAAACTTTCAAGTGATTATCCACTCGTTATTCTGATGATAGGTATTAATGGTGGGGGTAAGACTACATCTATAGGTAAGCTGGCAAATATGTTTAAAGAACGCGGTCACAGTGTTCTGCTTGCAGCTGCGGACACATTTCGTGCAGCGGCCGCAGATCAGCTTGTAGAGTGGGGAAACCGTTCAGGAGTTCGAGTCATTAGACATGAAGAAGGGACTGACCCAGCCGCAGTAATATATGATGCCGTACAGTCTGCAAGGGCAAATGATATAGATGTCCTAATATGCGATACCGCAGGCAGGCTTCAGAATAAGACCAACCTTATGAAGGAACTCGAGAAGATGGATAAAATCATCAGCCGTGAGTATCCAGAGGCTTCGAGGGAGACGCTGATAGTGCTTGATTCGACCACTGGTAAGAATGCAATCAGCCAAGCTAAAGAATTTTCAGAAATCGCAGATATCACTGGCATAGTTCTTACAAAGCTTGATGGAACAGCTAGAGGAGGAATTTCTATTACTGTAACTGATGAATATAATCTTCCGATCAAGTTCATAGGAGTAGGTGAGGGAATTCACGACCTAAAGGAATTTGACCCAAAGGAATTTGCAGGAGGTATTTTCGATGAGTAA
- the plsY gene encoding glycerol-3-phosphate 1-O-acyltransferase PlsY, with protein MKYLPLIIMVTFAYLIGNISPATLIGRFYGIDIKKSGSGNAGTTNVLRVLGTKAAICTLLIDVFKGFIAVHIAQGRFNNLGAMLAFAAVVIGHIYPVVFKFKGGKGVATFLGAAMALNWPSMFAAALIAVVVAAASKKMSLGSITAAMIYPFLMLYYYPKALPIAIIMTFIILFTHRGNIKRLMKGEEKELSIGSKIKEKLREQLDESENINKIDTANISDSSGKSAINKKISNASESENSLKHEDNEEQTNVKSDSGTDERANDEKDDMMIIGSDNELVSEATAIEHTKIKVSDKPIDYYKDVDIPHLKTEDKRVVSVIGNGSFGTAIANVIAHNGHRVTIYGRNKEDINNTRESRVNEKYLPGALLYDKIRFTSNIRTAVGKRDIIIFAIPAQQFGAFLEKNAKYIDKNAIIVNLAKGIENKSLKTMSQIAKKFIKNKYVAVSGPSHAEEIVRNYPTTVVAASEDEKAAKEIQNIMMSKTFRVYTTNDIIGVELGGALKNVIALGTGITDGMNFGDNSKAALMTRGIHEISRLGETMGANSETFSGLSGIGDLMVTCSSDLSRNRRCGLLIGGGMTPEEAVAEIKTTVEGIYTVEAASKLAKKLKVDMPITNAIKEVIDGKLNPRDAVEMLMNRDRKQENK; from the coding sequence ATGAAATATTTACCGCTTATAATCATGGTAACTTTTGCATATCTTATCGGTAATATATCCCCAGCAACATTAATAGGCCGATTCTACGGAATAGACATCAAAAAGTCTGGAAGTGGAAATGCCGGAACAACTAATGTACTAAGGGTTCTGGGGACTAAAGCAGCAATATGCACATTGCTGATAGATGTGTTTAAGGGATTTATAGCAGTTCATATTGCACAGGGTAGATTTAATAATCTTGGAGCAATGCTTGCATTTGCTGCCGTGGTTATCGGACATATCTATCCAGTCGTATTTAAATTCAAGGGAGGCAAAGGAGTTGCAACTTTTCTAGGAGCAGCTATGGCTTTAAATTGGCCTAGTATGTTTGCAGCAGCATTAATAGCTGTTGTTGTAGCAGCGGCATCGAAAAAGATGTCACTTGGGTCAATAACTGCAGCGATGATATATCCGTTTCTGATGCTTTATTACTACCCAAAAGCATTACCGATTGCAATCATAATGACATTTATAATCTTATTCACTCATCGTGGGAATATTAAGAGGCTGATGAAAGGTGAAGAGAAGGAATTAAGCATCGGTTCAAAAATTAAAGAGAAACTAAGAGAGCAGCTAGATGAATCAGAGAATATTAATAAAATAGATACTGCTAATATCTCTGATTCATCTGGAAAATCTGCTATCAATAAAAAGATTTCCAACGCATCTGAATCTGAAAATAGTCTCAAACATGAAGATAATGAAGAACAGACAAATGTGAAAAGCGATAGTGGTACAGATGAACGGGCCAACGATGAAAAAGATGATATGATGATCATTGGTTCAGATAATGAACTTGTGAGTGAAGCAACCGCTATAGAACACACTAAAATTAAGGTATCAGATAAACCAATTGATTATTATAAGGATGTTGATATTCCGCACTTAAAAACAGAAGATAAGAGGGTAGTATCAGTAATTGGAAATGGAAGTTTTGGTACTGCTATTGCTAATGTAATAGCACATAACGGACACCGTGTAACGATATATGGTCGTAATAAAGAAGATATAAATAATACGCGTGAAAGTAGGGTAAATGAAAAGTATTTACCAGGGGCTTTGCTTTATGACAAGATTAGGTTTACTTCTAATATTAGAACTGCTGTCGGTAAGCGAGATATAATTATATTTGCTATTCCAGCGCAGCAATTCGGTGCTTTCCTCGAGAAGAATGCAAAGTATATAGATAAAAATGCTATCATTGTTAACTTAGCAAAAGGAATAGAGAATAAGTCTCTTAAGACTATGTCCCAAATTGCTAAGAAATTTATTAAAAATAAATATGTTGCTGTTTCTGGGCCTTCGCATGCGGAGGAGATTGTTCGTAATTACCCGACCACTGTTGTAGCAGCATCGGAAGATGAGAAGGCTGCTAAAGAGATTCAGAATATAATGATGAGCAAAACCTTTAGGGTATATACCACTAACGATATAATCGGGGTAGAACTTGGCGGGGCCCTAAAAAATGTAATCGCTTTGGGCACTGGGATCACAGATGGCATGAATTTTGGTGATAATTCCAAAGCTGCACTCATGACTAGAGGAATTCACGAGATATCAAGACTTGGTGAAACTATGGGCGCAAACAGTGAGACTTTCTCCGGCCTTTCGGGAATCGGAGATCTAATGGTAACATGTTCTTCTGATTTATCAAGAAATAGAAGATGTGGTCTTTTAATTGGTGGCGGCATGACACCAGAAGAAGCAGTTGCAGAAATTAAAACCACTGTAGAAGGAATTTATACAGTAGAAGCGGCAAGCAAATTGGCTAAAAAGCTCAAGGTTGACATGCCTATTACGAATGCTATAAAAGAAGTAATCGATGGTAAACTAAACCCACGAGATGCTGTCGAGATGCTCATGAATAGAGATAGGAAGCAAGAGAACAAATAA
- the rnc gene encoding ribonuclease III → MDSLEKKLGYKFNNRKLLEIALTHSSYASEHGKSYEFNNERLEFLGDAFLDAIVGKKVFVIMQEANEGVLSKTRADVVCEKSLADVAKSLNLGDYLRLGKGEENGGGRQKPSIVGDAVEALIGAMIIDGGYERAERIVLDLFSDKIRLAIKGELHKDYKTKLQEKLQDHIKGVCIEYKLVREEGPDHRKEFVTAVLANGEELGRGIGKSKKESEQAAASNALTKGDIACILNE, encoded by the coding sequence ATGGACAGCTTAGAGAAGAAACTAGGATATAAATTTAATAATAGAAAGCTACTTGAGATAGCTCTCACACATAGTTCTTACGCATCCGAACATGGCAAAAGCTATGAGTTTAACAACGAGAGACTCGAGTTCCTTGGTGATGCTTTCCTCGATGCTATTGTCGGAAAAAAAGTCTTCGTTATCATGCAGGAGGCCAATGAAGGCGTTCTGTCAAAGACGAGGGCCGATGTAGTTTGTGAAAAATCTCTTGCTGATGTAGCTAAATCTCTGAATCTAGGAGATTATCTCAGACTAGGTAAAGGAGAGGAAAATGGGGGCGGAAGACAAAAGCCTTCAATTGTCGGCGATGCTGTAGAGGCTTTAATTGGTGCTATGATAATCGACGGCGGATATGAGAGAGCTGAGAGAATAGTTCTAGACTTATTCTCGGATAAGATTAGACTAGCAATCAAAGGAGAGCTGCATAAAGATTATAAGACTAAGCTACAGGAGAAGTTACAAGATCACATAAAAGGAGTTTGCATAGAATATAAGCTAGTGCGTGAGGAGGGTCCTGACCACAGAAAAGAATTCGTCACAGCCGTTTTGGCTAATGGTGAAGAACTTGGGCGTGGCATAGGAAAAAGTAAAAAGGAATCAGAGCAGGCGGCAGCATCAAATGCGCTTACGAAGGGAGATATAGCTTGTATTTTAAACGAATAG